The Xylocopa sonorina isolate GNS202 chromosome 5, iyXylSono1_principal, whole genome shotgun sequence genome segment tcgccaccatcttatcgtgTGTTGTCTGGTACCATTTACatgttacattttttaaatttgcAAGTGCCGAGATCATTTTACTTCTTTTAATTATTCCCGATGCGTGGCTTCAAGTTGCAATTCCTGCTTgactttttattttaaaatgttTGTTTAAATAAAGGAAAACCTAAACGAAACCAGTGAAAACTAAAAATCATTTTGTGAAtatgaaaaaattggaaaaattgTCCAAGCCTTAGAAAAAATTTGTTCACATTTCTTTTGTCGAACACTTTGTTCAATCTAAGGGAAATAATCGCAAGTAATAGAGTGCATTTATCATTTTGTGAACCCCAGTGTATAGATTAGATTTGCTTGTGTTGAAATATTGTTTTCCTGACGGCAGCTCAGTTTAAGTTGATAGTGCGATGTTTGACTATAGTGGTGATTAATTCGTGTGAACTCTCACGAATACCAGTTGTGTAATTTGTAGATATGCCTTACACACTTACGTATGTTTTTGAGTTATTAGTTATCACGCATATTTATATGAAATGTGTTTACAAATAGTGAAgaggtgataatatataatattgaatagaatatatttttataaaagatGTCTGCTTTTCTCTTTTATACTTTGTTTTATATCCTAATCTCAGGATGTATTATATATCCACCCACAGAATTTATTTCTGCCGGACTAAccataaaagatatattttcaaCTTGGTTAGGTAGTGAAAATGAGTCTTTTATACAATATCATATAAAACGGAGTGTTATTACCTTATTTTTACACTCTATGCTCCCTTttggtatatacatatatatacatatatatatatttaatcatATTTTCTAATTACTTTAAATGTTACTATATTGATTAAAATAAGTGTTTATTTTGATTAGGTTATATTTTTGGTCTGATTCTATTTGGTCATGTAGATGATGTAAATGTATTATTAGGTGGTACCAAGTTATGGTCAATATTTGTCACTTGTACCATGTTGATACCTCTATACactttacaaaaaatattcaCATGGTCAATGAATAATTGGAATAAACATCCAATAGTGCAAAATCTTATGGTTTATTataacaacaataacaataataataatagtaacaaCAATTTACTATGGACTATGATAGCTTCTGATATTAATGTAGAATTTAGAAGGTTACacatattaaatttatttatatagTATACTTTATTTCTGTGGCATGTAACTTTAAAGAAAGactaaaaataaatattttattttagaatTGATAAAATCATAATTACCACAAATAGCATAACATCCATAATAGTTACAGATAATTGGATAATTAAAGTTTTACCTTATAAAATAAAAGTTATCCATCAGAGTGATGCAATTTTAATAGTTAATAAAAGTGATACACATGAAATGTCACCTGTAACAAGAGGAGAAGTTCAATTTATCAATATCGAGGTAAATTTAATAGTCTGTTAAACTGGTCTTCTTtaagaataatttaaattttaaatcaatcaaattattattctaattctatcatCGTTATTACTTAGTTAGAGTATATAGAATAGAGAATTGAAGTTAAATGATGATTCTTTAATTATTCATCGCATATATATGAATAATACATGGCTGGGAAACCATGCAAGAGGTCTCACTTAGaaacaaaatataaataaatagctTTATTTTTCATCAAAATCATTTTATGAAGAATACATAATGTGTTATTGAAgtaaaaaatatttgaaaactaggaagaattattgtttgcatttattaaatgtgaagatatgtcatgaaacattaactACTAATATTAAACATTAATCTTTTTGTTCTACAGTATATGTATACTCTCTAAGTTAAATGACCAAGGAGGTATCAAAATTTATGTAtatgaatttttattaattatataGACATAGAacttttttacattctttaccggaagattttcaatctttagatatttatttatttacagtTATGACATTGAAGCTATTTTTATTCACCAATAAAAAGTTCATGAAATACCATATTGGTAAGCAATTGAATATGATTGGATTTATTGAGATTTTATTATTGATTCACTGAATTTTTTATAAGCAACGAAGAAGAGTGGTTACAAAAATTGATATTTTAGATTTgattaaaattttattttgttATAGTAGAGTATACACGGATtatctttattatttttatagatCCTTAGTTTTTGAGAAAAATAAGGAAATATTTCTAACTGCAGCGCAATGAATGATGTACGATAGGATTTTATTAGTCTTAGACAAACTTAAATTCTGCTTTGACATAAAAAGGTTCCATATTTCCTGTACAAGAATAAAACAAGTAATACAAATTGTTTAATATGTTAACCATAGAAAAATGTTCCAGAAATATGTTTGTTATATTTTCACTAATGTGAAATAGTGAATATAAATAAAATTGTGTATACCTAATACATGTAATAATATAtttgcaaagaatataatacacATGAAGCACGATAATTTAATCCCTGGAACATACTTAGTTTGCACATGGTTTGCGCTTATATCTAGAATTTTATCAATTTTCCATATTCTTTGCTTTTTGAATTTAATTACATCGACTGATGATCTGTGCAGTAAATTACATAATGTTCCAATTTCTGGAAACAGTTCAACAATTTGTTTGTTTAAATATTATCAAATGCTATTTATTATTTCATGCTGAACCACAGAGCTTTTAGTATATTTTTTAGTTTTGAAAAAAGTCAGAATTACAGGAAGTGAAATTGAATAAATAAGGAAATTTAAATGAAATACTTTTTTAACTGTTAAGTATACATATAGTTGTGTATACATTACTAATGCATCTTCTGTATATGGTTCACTTGTGATCTGATTAGTCAATGTTTATTCATGTAACAAGAAATACAGAAAATACAGAAAAtatacatcaaaataatgttttATTTATCAAAGAGATTTTGAATGTTTACATAGGTAAAATCTACAAGAAGAGGATCACAGCCTTTTGATATAAGATTGAATGTATTTGACTTTAAGAATTTGCAAGACAAAGTCTCCCGTCCCATTACTGTATTACAAAACATTAAATTTCATAAAACCTTACTTGATAAATTTATTGATAATTTTAAGGAACAAGTGCAGGAAAATCCGTATTATGAATACACAGAGGTATTTTACTTTTCATAAATGTAACGAGTAATTTTATTCGATGGATTGATtggtatataaatatatttaaaggAATTAGGTCAATGTATAGGATGTATGCAAGCTTCATCAAATGTTAAATTATATAAACAATGTAATAATGATAGAGCAATTGGAAATCCTGAAGATTGTATGGTATGTTACTGCCGTCCTATGTGGTGCATAGACTGCATGGCAAAATGGTTAATAtgtgatatatttataatacttTACACTTTGTTCTTACTCACTGTAAGTATATTAACAAAGACTACATTACAGGTTTGCCTCCAGACAAGATGAAAGTGCACCCGAAACATGGTTATCTTCTAAATGTACTTGTCCAGTGTGCAGAGCTCGATTTTGTATTTTGGATGTATGTCTTATACAATCTATTTAAGTATAAAAAGTAAtactttaatatttaattatatttctaAAAGTAACTTCGTGTTATAAACAATATATTTCATCTAATAGTAACAATTAatattaatgaaataatagtaataactATTATATACACATATTGTGTATCCTACATacatattatttaattatatgtaatagaatataaattttattatgaagaatattgaaaaaaaattaCGAGGTATATAAAAATATACGGAATTTTTTTAGAAAAAGATTAAATTAAAACTTAATGTTATATATAGGTACTTGGAATAGTTATAACCAAATTGTAAGTTTATATAGTttatgaaaaaaatgaaaaaatcaaAGCAATACCATTCACTAAAATACTTTGTTATTTTTCTGTATTTGTTTATAATTTCTGTACTGTTAATATTGTCAATTATATGTCCTACCTGTGGCCTGTGGCTAGCCAGTTAATAATTGTTCCCTTTGCGCAGCTTTTACCGATTTTACATAGATACTGTTCTTACTTATTAAAAAATCTGACAAAAATGAtaacatatattatataagtaatCGAGTGATGGATTAGAAGTGATTTCTAAAAATTGCAACAAAGTTACAGATGAGAATTTAACAAATCAACTTCATTGTACCTCCTTTCAATTATACCAGTTAATATAAAAAAGtaacaaataaaattaaaagacaaataaaaaaaattgattagATAAGAATTACAATTTAATTTCTTATATAACAATTTAATTTTCTTAtcattaatatttattaattttataaatatgTATAACTTTACTTAAAATAATAAAgacatttaaatatatatatatataattgcaTGTAAAAATATTTGAATTCAAATTTTTTTAAACCTAATATTTTCTGAAAAATTCCAACAATTACTGTCGTTAAATTTTAACTGAAAGTATTTATTGTATTGTAACTTAAATTACTTCACATTCTTAGTATCTCATTGGTCCAGTATCGATTTTGAGTTAGACATAGTGTAAAAATGTAtgaaaatatgtataaatattcaattaaCTAATAATTACAGATAATAATTAGAATAGTATAATTATTTGGTCAAATGCATATGCGATTTCAGAGCAATTCTTTAGTCAGCTGGTGTCCGTATCTAAACAAAAGAACATAGTCACGACAAATTTAATTAAGTAAATTAATAAACATTCACTAAATTTTCTGTCTTTCACTGTTAGAATACAGTGAGCACTGGCAGCAGAGATGTTACAATAACTGACTAATCTAAACAATTTTTGTTCAGGATGAACATTGCTGTTTTTATAGGAATGTTGGTCTTTGTTCTTACAGCTATGGTACAAGTTTAACAACCCTGAGTGTAGGTCTGATGACTTACGTGACATATTTTTACAGTTgatactacacctcaaatgtGAGAAAAATATTCATATAAACCTATATAGGCCCAATCTGCAAAAATAGCATtcactcatattattgattgtATCTCCCAAACCGTTAGTTCTACAAGAAAACGACAAACAATATTGAAAACACTGAAACTCGAAAACAGGTGGAGTAATAAAAATTTAAACTTGGCTTAGGAggcaaaatttgtaaattacgaAAACTTTGATTTAGTCTTAAAACTTTAGGTAATTATTTTTAGACATGGAGGGCAGCAAATGTcagaaaaacttctttattgATTAAGCTTtctcccagacaacacaagataagatggtggcgacaccataccggcactgtagcgacacttccgaggagtgtcagcagatccatagtcatctacgtccgcacttgttagctaaaatgccggcacgcagtggcagcacgttctagtcaccaacgtagcacgcgtgcgaatgacactgcgccagcaccagcgtgacacgcgtgtcatcgttccattcaaaaattttttctgcattggcgtaggcgtcacatttgttaatggggaccacctgttattccgtacaaattaaatccgTCAGagttcagatgtccacatacgagtactaacagacgttttggtagttctttgccaacatttatagttactgagagagacatatatattttttcaattcgtcagaaaaattcatgccaatagagaatattaaatacgatggcagcatatttcCAGACAACCAGTGATTGGcgcgttaacgaatccggtcacagatggctacggatctgctgccactcctcggaagtggcaatactgTGCCGGTTAGTAGTAAATTTTTATATATTCTGTAATGAGGAAAAACTGTACTGTCTCAAAAATA includes the following:
- the LOC143423848 gene encoding E3 ubiquitin-protein ligase TM129-like; its protein translation is MSAFLFYTLFYILISGCIIYPPTEFISAGLTIKDIFSTWLGSENESFIQYHIKRSVITLFLHSMLPFGYIFGLILFGHVDDVNVLLGGTKLWSIFVTCTMLIPLYTLQKIFTWSMNNWNKHPIVQNLMVYYNNNNNNNNSNNNLLWTMIASDINVEFRRIDKIIITTNSITSIIVTDNWIIKVLPYKIKVIHQSDAILIVNKSDTHEMSPVTRGEVQFINIEVKSTRRGSQPFDIRLNVFDFKNLQDKVSRPITVLQNIKFHKTLLDKFIDNFKEQVQENPYYEYTEELGQCIGCMQASSNVKLYKQCNNDRAIGNPEDCMVCYCRPMWCIDCMAKWFASRQDESAPETWLSSKCTCPVCRARFCILDVCLIQSI